In the Drosophila gunungcola strain Sukarami unplaced genomic scaffold, Dgunungcola_SK_2 000001F, whole genome shotgun sequence genome, one interval contains:
- the LOC128261565 gene encoding T-complex protein 1 subunit delta, with protein MAPKAQSVGIKPTAKAFKNKSKPTDVRLSNIQAAKAVSDAIRTSLGPRGMDKMIQAGNGEVSITNDGATILKQMNVLHPAAKMLVELSRAQDVAAGDGTTSVVVIAGALLEACEKLLQKGLHPTAISDSFQRCSNKAVEILKQMSTPIELNDRETLIKSASTSLNSKVVSQQSSLLAPIAVDAVLKVTDPSKEGSVDLKNIKVISSLGGTVEDTELVDGLVFTCRSAGSNAPKRIEKAKIGLIQFCISAPKTDMDHNVIVSDYAAMDRVLKEERSYILNIVKQIKKSGCNVLLVQKSILRDAVSDLAQHFLDKIKCLVVKDVEREDIEFVCKTLHCRPIASLDHFTAENLSSAELVEEVASGTNKFVKITGIQNMGRTVSIICRGSNKLVLEEAARSLHDALCVVRCLVKLRAQIVGGGAPEIEMALQLAALAQTVEGVDAYCFRAFADALEVIPSTLAENAGLNPIATVTELRNRHAQGEKTAGINVRKGAITDIYAENVVQPLLVSISSITLATETIRSILKIDDIVNTFS; from the exons ATGGCGCCCAAGGCACAATCGGTTGGCATCAAGCCCACGGCCAAGGCCTTTAAAAACAAGTCGAAGCCCACGGATGTGCGCTTGTCGAACATCCAAGCGGCAAAAG CCGTTTCCGATGCCATTCGTACCAGTTTGGGCCCCCGCGGCATGGACAAGATGATCCAGGCGGGCAATGGCGAAGTGTCCATCACCAACGATGGAGCCACCATCCTGAAGCAGATGAACGTGCTGCACCCGGCCGCCAAGATGCTGGTGGAGCTGTCTCGTGCCCAGGATGTGGCCGCTGGCGATGGCACCACCTCCGTGGTGGTCATTGCCGGCGCTCTGCTGGAAGCCTGCGAGAAGCTGCTGCAGAAGGGCCTGCATCCCACGGCCATTTCGGACTCGTTCCAGCGCTGCTCCAACAAGGCCGTGGAGATCCTCAAACAGATGTCCACTCCCATCGAGCTGAACGACCGCGAGACGCTGATCAAGAGTGCCTCCACCTCGCTCAACTCCAAGGTGGTGTCGCAGCAGAGCAGCCTGTTGGCCCCCATTGCCGTGGATGCCGTCCTCAAGGTCACGGACCCCAGCAAGGAGGGCTCCGTGGATCTCAAGAACATCAAGGTCATCTCCAGCCTGGGCGGCACCGTCGAGGATACCGAGCTGGTCGATGGATTGGTCTTCACCTGCCGCTCGGCCGGATCCAATGCTCCCAAGCGCATCGAGAAGGCAAAGATCGGTCTCATCCAGTTCTGCATCTCGGCTCCCAAGACCGAT ATGGACCACAATGTGATTGTGTCGGACTACGCTGCCATGGATCGTGTGCTGAAGGAGGAGCGTTCATACATCCTCAACATTGTCAAGCAGATCAAGAAGTCCGGTTGCAATGTGCTGCTGGTTCAGAAGTCCATCCTGCG CGATGCTGTCTCTGACCTGGCTCAGCACTTTTTGGACAAGATCAAGTGTCTGGTGGTCAAGGATGTGGAGCGCGAGGACATCGAGTTTGTGTGCAAGACTCTGCACTGCCGTCCGATCGCCTCGCTGGATCACTTCACAGCCGAGAACCTGTCCAGTGCCGAGTTGGTCGAGGAAGTGGCCAGTGGCACCAACAAGTTTGTGAAGATCACCGGCATCCAGAACATGGGACGCACAGTCTCGATCATCTGCCGCGGATCCAACAAGCTGGTGCTTGAGGAGGCTGCCCGCTCCCTGCACGACGCCCTCTGTGTGGTGCGTTGCCTGGTGAAGTTGCGCGCCCAAATTGTGGGCGGTGGTGCACCGGAGATTGAGATGGCACTGCAACTGGCGGCCTTGGCTCAAACTGTTGAGGGTGTGGATGCGTACTGCTTCCGCGCATTTGCCGATGCCCTGGAGGTCATTCCTTCGACTCTGGCCGAGAACGCCGGCTTGAACCCCATTGCCACGGTCACAGAGCTGCGAAACCGCCACGCCCAGGGCGAGAAAACGGCTGGTATTAATGTGCGCAAGGGCGCCATCACAGACATTTATGCGGAGAATGTGGTGCAACCGCTGCTGGTCAGTATTTCCTCAATCACCCTGGCCACGGAGACGATTCGCTCGATCTTGAAGATTGATGATATT GTTAACACCTTCAGTTAA
- the LOC128261560 gene encoding POU domain protein 2 isoform X2: MMVIQQQQQHIWDATTSNNGNTQTQQSANVESTPTKVCHQENTIAGPHTFMRHMSNSPTPPSPLRSLSDCGKSFEEEELELGENSEMPQNLSSKRQARELDSELENEVLDLAPPPKRLAESQLKEEQAEDVVPPQPMGFAPEEMHQALQLQLHSYIEMVRQLAPEAFPNPNLATQFLLQNSLQALAQFQALQQIKQQQREDPLPSYSTPLAKSPLRSPSLSPVPRHSKSQQRTPPNSMSANSLGLSSAVMTPNTPSMQQQQQQLQQSTPKPTSGLTVASAMAKLEQSPEETTDLEELEQFAKTFKQRRIKLGFTQGDVGLAMGKLYGNDFSQTTISRFEALNLSFKNMCKLKPLLQKWLEDADSSVAKSGGGVFNISTMTSSLSSTPESILGRRRKKRTSIETTVRTTLEKAFLMNCKPTSEEISQLSERLNMDKEVIRVWFCNRRQKEKRINPSLDLDSPTGTPLSSHAFGYPPQALNMSHMQLEAGSGSFCGSSISSGE, translated from the exons atgaTGGTGatacagcaacaacaacagcataTCTGGGATGCAACAACATCAAATAACGGAAATACGCAAACACAACAATCGGCGAATGTGGAAAGCACACCAACAAAAGTTTGTCATCAAGAAAATACAATAGCAGGACCACACACAT TTATGCGGCACATGTCCAACTCACCCACACCGCCCTCGCCGCTGCGCTCCCTATCAG ACTGTGGAAAAAGCTTTGAAGAGGAGGAACTGGAGCTGGGCGAGAACAGCGAGATGCCGCAGAACTTGAGCAGCAAGCGCCAGGCCAGGGAACTGGATTCAGAGCTGGAGAACGAGGTTCTGGACCTGGCACCGCCACCCAAAAGATTGGCCGAATCGCAGCTGAAGGAGGAACAAGCGGAGGATGTTGTTCCACCGCAACCCATGGGCTTTGCTCCGGAGGAGATGCATCAGGCgctgcaactgcagctgcaTAGCTACATCGAAATGGTTCGCCAATTGGCTCCGGAGGCTTTTCCCAATCCAAACCTAGCCACGCAGTTCCTGCTGCAGAACTCCCTTCAAGCCCTGGCGCAGTTTCAGGCCCTGCAGCAGATCAAACAGCAGCAAAGGGAGGACCCGCTGCCCAGTTACTCCACCCCCCTGGCCAAGTCTCCCCTAAGAAGTCCCTCCCTGAGCCCGGTGCCCAGGCACAGCAAATCCCAGCAGCGAACTCCGCCCAACTCCATGTCTGCCAATTCGCTGGGACTGAGCAGTGCCGTGATGACGCCAAATACGCCCAgcatgcagcagcagcagcagcaactgcagcagagCACTCCGAAACCCACGAGTGGTCTCACTGTGGCCTCGGCCATGGCCAAGCTGGAGCAGTCGCCGGAGGAGACCACCGATCTGGAGGAACTGGAGCAGTTTGCCAAGACCTTCAAGCAGCGAAGAATCAAGCTTGGCTTCACCCAAGGCGACGTGGGTCTGGCCATGGGCAAGCTGTATGGCAACGACTTTTCGCAGACCACCATCTCACGGTTCGAGGCCCTCAATCTGAGCTTCAAGAACATGTGCAAGCTGAAGCCGCTGCTCCAGAAGTGGCTGGAGGATGCGGACAGCAGTGTGGCCAAGTCGGGCGGTGGCGTCTTCAACATCAGCACGATGACCAGCAGCTTGAGCAGCACACCGGAGAGCATCCTGGGGCGCAGGCGCAAGAAGCGCACCTCCATCGAAACCACCGTACGAACCACTCTGGAGAAGGCCTTCCTGATGAACTGCAAGCCCACGTCGGAGGAGATCAGCCAGCTGTCGGAACGCTTGAACATGGACAAGGAGGTGATCCGGGTGTGGTTCTGCAACCGGCGCCAGAAGGAGAAGCGCATCAACCCCTCACTGGATCTGGACAGTCCCACGGGCACTCCCTTGAGCAGTCATGCCTTTGGCTATCCTCCTCAGGCCCTCAACATGTCCCACATGCAACTGGAGGCTGGATCGGGTTCTTTCTGCGGCAGCTCCATCAGTTCCGGGGAATAA